TCATCCCGCGGAGAATCGCCGACCGAAAGGAATAGCTTGGCATCGTCCGGCACCATTTCAAAGTGACGCTTCTGCTCGGCGTGAAGCCGAATCAATACGTCGAGCTCTGGCGGAGTTGGCAGCCGGCTGGTCAATTCGCGAAATACATCTCGAATCTGTGATTCCACCTGCCCGGGATGGCGTTTCAATGCCTTCTCGGCAAGAACTCTTGCCGCCTCGACATACTGCGGATCATTCAGCAGTACCAGAGCCTGTAGCGGCGTGGCTGTCCGCTCACGTCGCGCCGTACACACTTCGCGGCCCGTCGCGTCAAAAGTCAGCATGCTGGGCGGTGGCGATGTCCGCCGCCAGAACGTGTAAAGACTCCGTCGATAAAGCCCTTCGCCTTTCGCCTGTTGATAAGTCTTGCCAGTTCCGGCCTCTTCCCACAATCCCGCCGGTTGATAGGGCATCACACTGGGGCCTCCCAGTTTTTTCACCAGCAAGCCACTGACCGCCAGCGCATTATCCCGAATCTGCTCGGCCGGCAGTCGATAGCGTGATCCACGCCCCAGCAGAATGTTGTCGGGATCGTCGATGTCAAGTTTCGTATCTCGAGGAATACTTGATTGTCGATACGTGGCCGATAGCGCAATCTGTTTACAAAGTCGTTTGACGTCCCAGTCGTGATTCATGAAATCGCGAGCCAACCAGTCGAGCAGTTCCGGATGCGAGGGGAGTTGTCCCTGTCCCCCAAAATCCTCGACCGACGGGACCAGACCACGCCCAAAGAACAACCCCCAGAAACGATTGACCGCCACACGACTTGTGAGAGGATGCTTCGGATCAGTCATCCAGCGTGCCAGCCCCAACCGATTTCGTGGCAACTCTTTTGCAAAGGGCAAGATCGTCGATGGGGTGTCCGCCGTGACGGCTTCGCCCGGCGCATCATACGCTCCGCGCTTCAACACATGCATCGGCCGCGGTTCCGGTAACTCGTGCATCACCATGATCTGCCGGACTTTCGAGATCAAATCGTTCTCGTCGCGTTCGAGCATTCGCAGCTCACCCATTGCGGCCATGTAGGGACCATCAAGGTGCCGCAAATAGTGTTCGAACAGGCTCGCCTGATCGAATTCCAATGACGCGTGTCGCAAGCCGACTTCGGGCGATTGCACGTCATGATTGAGCTTCGCAACTTCCAAGGTTGTCAGTTCGCGATCAAAGACCTGCAATTCGTCGACCTGTCCCAGACGAAACCCCACATCGCGGAAACGGGCCCCCAACGACAACTCCACACCCTCAGAATTTGAATCGCCCCATTCCTTCCGGTATGTGATGTCGCGCGTCAAATTGTCGTGTGTGGTTTTGACGTCCGCCGGTTGTCCGTCGATAAATAGGCGTAATCCCGCGGCACTACTGCTGCCATCGTACGTGACCACGACCTGGGTCCATTGGTGGATCGGAATCGTGTCGAGGGTCTCGACCTGAATCGCATTCCCAGGCCAGAAATGAACCAGCGAGAATTTCAGCCGTCCGCTGTCGAGAATCAACGAATATCCTCGATAGGCTGCGTCCTCTGCCGCAACACATTGATGCGCAACGACGATTCGAGGTTTTTGCTCAGCGGATTTCAACCAGCATGAGATCGTGAAGGGATCAGTCCGACCAAATTGCCCCGCCCCGACGCACTTGAACGCCTCGTCACCACCAAACTCAATTGCCTGACCTGCGACACCCGGCACAAGCCGGTTCTCGCCCGAGACTTTCGCATCGTCGAAGGTCACTCGCAGTTTAGGTTCCAGCGGACGTGAAGAATGGGACGCAAGCAGCGCCGTCAACTCTGCCCCATTCGAAACACAGGCTTTTGACAATGGGTGTTGCAGGAATCGTGTCTGCGCGTCAGTTCGAATTTGCTGAAGCGTGGTGCGTTGAGCACGTAGTTTCTCGAGCACTTGATCGTGCCGTAACTGCTCATTCCCCTCGAACAGCGGCAGCGCAGGTGTCGGGGCCGTTTCCGTGAAATGGGAATACAATCCGTGCTCATCAATGTTCGCAAAAAACGCTGCAAACTCGTAGAAGTTTGCTTGTGAAATCGGGTCGTACTTGTGGTCGTGACAGCGGGCGCACTCAAAGGTCAGTCCGAGAAAAGCAGTACCATTTGTCACGACACGGTCAGCGATGTACGCCTGACGGAACTCTTCTTCAATGCTGCCCCCTTCGTTCGTCTGCCGATGCAGGCGGTTGAAAGTCGTCGCCAGCAATTGGTCATGAGTCGGGTTCGGAAGCAGGTCACCGGCCGTCTGCCAGATCATGAACTGATCGTAATGAAGGTTCTCATTGAACGCGCGAATGACCCAGTCTCGCCAGGGCCAAACATGGGTATTGCGATCTGCCTGGTATCCAAATGTGTCGGCATAGCGGGCAACATCCAGCCATTCGTTCGCCATCCGCTCGCCGTACGCATTGGACTCAAGCAACTGATCAATGGCGCGTTCGTATGCATTCGCTGACGTGTCTACCAGAAACGCATCCAGCGCCGCCGTCGACGGCGGTAGGCCGATCAAGTCAAAGCTGACTCGTCGCAACCATTTCTCGCGCGTTGCTTCGGCTGCGGGCTCAACCCGTTCTCGCTGCAATCGGTCGAGGATATAGGCATCAATCGGAGATCGAATCCAATTCGCAGCATCGGCCGGATGAGGAACCGGTACTGTCGTCGGCACCGCAATGAATGCCCAGTGAGGATGATATTCTGCCCCTTCCGCAATCCATTGCTTCAGCAGATTTTTTTCCGCAAGTGTCAACGGCTTGTTCGATTTCGGCGGCGGCATCAATTCGTCGTCATCCGACGACAAGATGCGATGGACCATCTCACTCGTGTCGGGACTACCCGGTACAATCGCCTGCTTCTCAACGGCACTCTCGCGCAGGTCAAGCCGCAAATCAGCCTTTC
This genomic interval from Schlesneria paludicola DSM 18645 contains the following:
- a CDS encoding DUF1553 domain-containing protein, yielding MSDRCQKCIASVWRSGVCLFVLLTAVPGWGAEPIHFNRDIRPILSDKCFSCHGLDKNARKADLRLDLRESAVEKQAIVPGSPDTSEMVHRILSSDDDELMPPPKSNKPLTLAEKNLLKQWIAEGAEYHPHWAFIAVPTTVPVPHPADAANWIRSPIDAYILDRLQRERVEPAAEATREKWLRRVSFDLIGLPPSTAALDAFLVDTSANAYERAIDQLLESNAYGERMANEWLDVARYADTFGYQADRNTHVWPWRDWVIRAFNENLHYDQFMIWQTAGDLLPNPTHDQLLATTFNRLHRQTNEGGSIEEEFRQAYIADRVVTNGTAFLGLTFECARCHDHKYDPISQANFYEFAAFFANIDEHGLYSHFTETAPTPALPLFEGNEQLRHDQVLEKLRAQRTTLQQIRTDAQTRFLQHPLSKACVSNGAELTALLASHSSRPLEPKLRVTFDDAKVSGENRLVPGVAGQAIEFGGDEAFKCVGAGQFGRTDPFTISCWLKSAEQKPRIVVAHQCVAAEDAAYRGYSLILDSGRLKFSLVHFWPGNAIQVETLDTIPIHQWTQVVVTYDGSSSAAGLRLFIDGQPADVKTTHDNLTRDITYRKEWGDSNSEGVELSLGARFRDVGFRLGQVDELQVFDRELTTLEVAKLNHDVQSPEVGLRHASLEFDQASLFEHYLRHLDGPYMAAMGELRMLERDENDLISKVRQIMVMHELPEPRPMHVLKRGAYDAPGEAVTADTPSTILPFAKELPRNRLGLARWMTDPKHPLTSRVAVNRFWGLFFGRGLVPSVEDFGGQGQLPSHPELLDWLARDFMNHDWDVKRLCKQIALSATYRQSSIPRDTKLDIDDPDNILLGRGSRYRLPAEQIRDNALAVSGLLVKKLGGPSVMPYQPAGLWEEAGTGKTYQQAKGEGLYRRSLYTFWRRTSPPPSMLTFDATGREVCTARRERTATPLQALVLLNDPQYVEAARVLAEKALKRHPGQVESQIRDVFRELTSRLPTPPELDVLIRLHAEQKRHFEMVPDDAKLFLSVGDSPRDEQLSLSDHAALSVIVETMLSFDECVTKR